The Streptomyces sp. V4I8 genome includes the window AGGAGCAGGATGCCCGCGAAGAGCAGGATCGTCCGGCCAGGTGTCACCTCGAAGCCGAACTGGAGGTTCAGGTACGCGCCCAGGAAGGACGCGGCCCCGAAGTCGATGCCGGCCGTCACCGCGACCTGGCCCAGCACGTTGAACCAGCCCGTGAACCACGCCCAGGCGGCGGCCGTGCGGGGAGGCGCGAGCCGGTGCGCCCAGAAGTACAGACCGGCGGAGGTCGGGTACGCCGAGCAGATCTCGGCCATGGACAGGCCGACGAAGAGGGTCATCAGGCCTACGGCGACCCAGCCCCAGGTGATCACCGCCGGGCCGCCGGTGTTCATGCCGAACAGATAGAGGGTCAGGCAGCCCGACAGGACCGAGATGATCGTGAAGGAGACCGCGTAGTTGGAGAACGCCGACATGCGGCGGGCGAGAACCTGCGTGTAGCCGAGCTGGGCCAGCCGTTCCTCGTCGGAGAGTCTTCCGTCCGACGGCCCACTCGCTATGGCGTCATCTGTCATGTCCCCAGCGATTCCCTCGCCGGGGACGTGACATGCGTCACGGGATGGCTAAAAGATGCCCTTGTAGCCCTGCCAGCCACTCGCGATCTTCACCCGGGACCCGAACGACCCCTTGCCGTCACCGCTGTTGCGCCACACGTTGCCGCTGCCGTCCCGCGAGACGAGGTCCGCCTTGCCGTCTCCCGTGATGTCCCCGGCGCCGACGACGGCGTTGTAGCCCGTGCCCCAGCCCGAGAAGACCTTCACCCGGTCCTTCAACAACCCGTTGCCCAGGCCGTTGTAGCGCCACAGCGTCCCGGCCTTGTCGCGGGCGAGGACGTCCCCGTGACCGTCACCGTTCAGGTCCCCGGCACCCACGATCCTGGTGTAACCGGTCCAGGCCGAACGGATCTTCTTCCCCGCCGCCAGCGTCCCGTCGCTCTTCGCCGCGAACAGGTAGATGTCCCCGGTCGAGGCCTTCCGCGCCAGTAGATCGGCCCGCTCGTCGCCGGTCAGATCGCCGGGCGAGGTGAGCACGTCGTACGCGTTCCAGCCGGTGCCGAGCCTGGTGTACGCCGTCGAAGGCGTCGGTGCCAGCCCGCACTTGACCTTGTACCCGCGCAGCGAGCCGTCACTCATCCGCACCAGCACGTCATTGCACCGGTCGTTGTCGAGGTCCCCGAACGGCACCGCGACCGCCTTCGTCGACCAGCCGCTCCCCGAGACCTTCCCGGAGAACGTGCCCTTGCCGGTGCCCTGCTGGAAGGTCAGCGCGCCCGAGGCGTTGAGGGTGAGCAGGTCACCGACACCGTCCGGCAGGCCCGCCGCGCCGACGTGGTCGCGGTGGACCGCGTCGCCCCTCACCAGCCGGACGGTGCCGCGCGCCTGGAGCGGGGCGCCGACGCCGTCGGCCGGGGTGACGGTCAGGGTCCAGTCGTAGGAGCCGTTCGGCACGAAGGCGTCCCCGGTCCTCGTGGGGTCGTCGCCGTGCCAGCCGACGGTCAGCTCGCCGCGCGCCGCCGTTCCGTCCACACCGTCGGTGTAGACCTGGCCGGTCGCGCGGTTGCGGACGGTCAGGTCCCAGCCGGAGGACGGCTTGGACAGCAGCACCGTGGTGAGGGTGTCCGGCACGGTGTCGCTCGTGCGGGCCGTGACGGTCGGCGTGTTCTGCGCGGGACCCAGCAGGCGGAGCGGCTGCTGTGCGACCCCGGAGGGGACGAGGTGCACCCGCTCCTGGTCGTCCACGTAGGCCGCGTTCGCGCCGGCCTCGTCGACCGTCCAGCGCACGTCCCGCTGCGAGACCCCGGTGTCGGGCAGATCGCCGATGACCCGGCTCGCGGCCGTCCCGTCGGCGACCGTCGTGAGCGTCAGCTTCCCGGCCTGCCGGTCGTGCGTGACGACGAACCCGTCCCCGAGCTTGGCCTCACCCGTCGGCACGGCCACGGACCTCTTCGCCGTACGGTCGTAGACCCCGGCCGTGTCACCGCACGTCCAGTACACGTACCGCCCGAGCGCCTGGAGTTCGGTCGGCGCACAGCCCGAGGTGAGCGTCACCGTCTCGGTGGTCTTCTTCGTCGTCAGGTTGTACGCGGTGACCGTGCCGGGGACCGCACCCCCCGTCCACAGGGTGTCGCCGGAGAGGGCGGCGGGGCCCCGCGCGGCGTACGGCTCCGCCTGGTCACCGATCTTGTAGACGTATCTGTTGCTGGGCGTCGTGTAGAGGACGTACCGCCCCGACACGTCGAGGATGCGCCCGTCGATGGGCACGCTCCGCTCCCACAGTCCCGCGCCCGTGGGGCCGTTGACACGCAGGACGTCGGTCTCCGAGCCGTATGCCATCCAGGCGATCCGCCCGTCCGCCGTACCGAAGACCTGTGAGCAGGCCACATCGGTCACCGGGCAGCTGCCGATCACTCCGGCGGAGGTGGGCGTGAACTCGGAGCGCTCACCGAAGGCGGGGGCGCCGGTGGCGGCGACGGTCCGCAGATAGTCGTCGCGCTGCGTGCTGCCGCCGGTGTCGATGACGACCAGGCGGCCCTGCTCCAGCGAGATGCCCTGGATCGGGGCCGGCGGCTTGGGAAGCGCCTTGACCTGCGTGACGACCGGCTTGCCCGACGCGTCGGCGTGGATGCGCTGGATACCCCAGTCGTCGGCGGCGGTACCTCCGATGGCGAGGGCGGTGCCGTCCGACACGGCGGTGACCTCGCTGCGCGAGGCGGTGAGCAGGGTCACCTCGGCACCGCCCGCGATCGGCTTGGCGGTGATCTGGGTGCTGCCGGTGGGCTGGTGCACCAGCCAGT containing:
- a CDS encoding FG-GAP repeat domain-containing protein — its product is MARHVFVRRSRARRAAVAVAVSAALAGGLSPLLPGASAAEVPQGTVVPSTLRTTNLAAALHFSDTMTGANGAGAEGVFHRLEGSSRLLWTRYADGRAFEAPIPTGSASMSGTGTDVLAYRASGGRIDFWNAADGTTRTFQLPTGHTVLTIYGTTVVTGANVTNADGTTTRVVHLLDVREDGTVVDTQVGGAPAGMTLGQPRGADAKGLIFNATLDGAARMVAVDRATGRVQNWTQPLPSLAYGYVKLSPDHVAVYSKALNTKVLVVPRADLAAAPVEVGLAGSPSANYVDDLAVVGDWLVHQPTGSTQITAKPIAGGAEVTLLTASRSEVTAVSDGTALAIGGTAADDWGIQRIHADASGKPVVTQVKALPKPPAPIQGISLEQGRLVVIDTGGSTQRDDYLRTVAATGAPAFGERSEFTPTSAGVIGSCPVTDVACSQVFGTADGRIAWMAYGSETDVLRVNGPTGAGLWERSVPIDGRILDVSGRYVLYTTPSNRYVYKIGDQAEPYAARGPAALSGDTLWTGGAVPGTVTAYNLTTKKTTETVTLTSGCAPTELQALGRYVYWTCGDTAGVYDRTAKRSVAVPTGEAKLGDGFVVTHDRQAGKLTLTTVADGTAASRVIGDLPDTGVSQRDVRWTVDEAGANAAYVDDQERVHLVPSGVAQQPLRLLGPAQNTPTVTARTSDTVPDTLTTVLLSKPSSGWDLTVRNRATGQVYTDGVDGTAARGELTVGWHGDDPTRTGDAFVPNGSYDWTLTVTPADGVGAPLQARGTVRLVRGDAVHRDHVGAAGLPDGVGDLLTLNASGALTFQQGTGKGTFSGKVSGSGWSTKAVAVPFGDLDNDRCNDVLVRMSDGSLRGYKVKCGLAPTPSTAYTRLGTGWNAYDVLTSPGDLTGDERADLLARKASTGDIYLFAAKSDGTLAAGKKIRSAWTGYTRIVGAGDLNGDGHGDVLARDKAGTLWRYNGLGNGLLKDRVKVFSGWGTGYNAVVGAGDITGDGKADLVSRDGSGNVWRNSGDGKGSFGSRVKIASGWQGYKGIF